One window from the genome of Desulfobotulus pelophilus encodes:
- a CDS encoding response regulator, with translation MRFVLFRNHVARGLTQRIVVITAGCFFIAMVILTLLISRLLFVESQRSIVGHQQELVDMLVKRMENELEARSQTLQGFSRFIHDGEKLVSVADIEKLLSTRVRLLEYFNGGILVADERAVAIAETIFVPGRIGTAYPDRPHVIQAHKTKKPVFTRPYIGRATGVPLSTITVPVLSDSGRVIGFLFGNTLLAEDNLFKEISEETLGHQGTVFVLDPLLGMVVTASDYSLAMQILPEKDFPTVVDAVLSGSPSGKARDFRGEEVVYGSATLEKMGWKVIHTLPAAMVSGAGKPVIIKMSFFIVGLMVATSLVTVFLLRRELFPLQEVAETINAMATGKIPAQPLSPVRINEIEKICLAFNRLHAMREEQETVLREERDFLKSQFLQSSDGIVLLDRENLTIMEANPRLSEILGFSTQHLEGQSLLYLLNTDGEELKKRFTTITESPDNEVREYALLHAEGYTIHAMISATLVHKGADTCIMANVRDTTELKQTIRIKNEFVSTVSHELRTPLTAISGALGLIMGGALGEVPEKARGMLTIASNNCRRLSMLINDLLDMEKLSADKMRFDFQVQDISPLVQRVVQENQVYAEKYKVRYVLEDPLPFARVNVDAQRFIQILANLLSNAAKFSPEGGSVHLRMYCPDDTRVRIGVQDQGPGIPDNFRSRIFEKFSQSDATDNRSKDGTGLGLAITKALVEKMGGCIDFVSEEGRGTFFYFDLPLAHGKSAPMDCVLEAFPDSSPSEGLPAVSDGGVGEIRFSFSLPILVVEDDPDTALMLQALLTHGGYGADVAESVAEALERIRSRKYAAICLDLMLPDGNGVDLIKNIRSRPETKDLPIIVVSASVEEGRLAVKGAFNAIDWLEKPIEPRHLLDTVRKVVKKSTGEKPSILHVEDDEDLGKILAAIGEDVARFDLAPNLKDAFHKIKNFSYDLIILDIQLPDGSGWELLPLIHAMEPSPPVLVLSSSELSHADMGRVHGALTKGKVANDRILEALKSILAPGEEIHEK, from the coding sequence ATGCGTTTTGTTTTATTCAGAAATCATGTTGCCCGTGGTCTTACCCAGCGGATAGTGGTGATCACGGCCGGTTGTTTTTTTATAGCCATGGTCATTCTCACCCTTCTTATCTCACGGCTGCTGTTTGTTGAGTCCCAGAGAAGTATTGTGGGACACCAGCAGGAACTTGTGGATATGCTGGTGAAACGCATGGAAAACGAGCTGGAGGCCCGGAGTCAGACCCTTCAGGGTTTTTCCCGTTTTATCCATGATGGTGAAAAGCTTGTTTCTGTTGCCGATATTGAAAAGCTCCTTTCCACAAGGGTTCGTCTGCTGGAATACTTTAACGGTGGTATCCTCGTAGCCGATGAAAGGGCTGTTGCCATCGCGGAAACCATTTTTGTACCGGGCCGTATTGGCACCGCCTACCCGGACAGACCCCACGTAATCCAAGCGCATAAGACAAAAAAACCTGTTTTTACAAGGCCTTATATTGGAAGGGCCACGGGAGTCCCCCTCAGCACCATTACCGTTCCCGTACTTTCCGATTCAGGTCGTGTCATCGGTTTTTTGTTCGGGAACACCCTGCTGGCAGAGGATAATCTTTTTAAGGAAATCAGCGAGGAAACCCTCGGGCATCAGGGTACGGTTTTTGTGCTGGATCCTTTGCTCGGCATGGTGGTGACAGCCTCGGATTATAGTCTGGCCATGCAGATTCTGCCTGAAAAGGATTTTCCCACGGTGGTGGATGCTGTGCTGTCTGGCAGCCCTTCGGGAAAGGCCAGGGATTTTCGTGGAGAGGAAGTGGTATATGGCTCCGCCACCCTGGAAAAAATGGGCTGGAAGGTGATTCATACCCTGCCCGCTGCCATGGTCTCTGGCGCAGGGAAGCCTGTGATCATCAAAATGTCTTTTTTCATTGTCGGCCTGATGGTGGCTACTTCCCTTGTCACTGTGTTTTTGTTGCGCAGGGAGCTTTTCCCCCTGCAGGAGGTGGCGGAAACCATTAATGCCATGGCCACGGGAAAGATTCCTGCCCAGCCCCTTTCTCCTGTACGGATCAATGAGATTGAAAAAATTTGTCTTGCGTTCAACCGCCTGCATGCGATGCGGGAGGAGCAGGAAACAGTACTTCGGGAAGAAAGGGACTTTTTGAAAAGTCAGTTTCTTCAGTCTTCCGATGGTATTGTTCTTCTGGACAGGGAGAATCTCACCATCATGGAAGCCAATCCGAGGCTTTCGGAAATTCTTGGTTTCAGTACCCAGCACCTTGAAGGCCAGTCCCTGCTGTATCTTCTGAATACGGACGGCGAGGAACTGAAAAAGCGTTTTACCACCATTACGGAAAGTCCGGATAACGAGGTCAGGGAGTATGCCTTGCTCCATGCCGAAGGCTACACCATCCATGCCATGATCAGTGCTACACTGGTACACAAGGGGGCTGACACCTGCATCATGGCCAATGTCCGGGATACGACGGAACTGAAGCAGACGATCCGGATTAAAAATGAGTTTGTTTCCACTGTCAGCCACGAGCTGAGGACTCCCCTTACGGCCATCAGCGGTGCTCTCGGCCTGATCATGGGCGGGGCCCTTGGGGAAGTGCCCGAAAAGGCCAGGGGGATGCTGACCATTGCCAGCAACAACTGTCGACGCCTTTCCATGCTGATCAATGATCTTCTGGATATGGAAAAACTCAGTGCGGATAAAATGCGTTTTGACTTTCAGGTTCAGGATATTTCACCTCTGGTGCAGAGAGTTGTACAGGAAAATCAGGTGTATGCGGAAAAATACAAGGTCCGCTATGTCTTGGAAGACCCCCTGCCTTTTGCCAGAGTGAATGTGGATGCTCAGCGTTTCATACAGATTCTGGCCAACCTTTTATCCAATGCGGCCAAGTTTTCTCCCGAAGGCGGTTCGGTTCATTTGCGTATGTACTGTCCCGATGACACAAGAGTACGCATAGGTGTGCAGGATCAGGGGCCGGGAATACCGGATAATTTCAGATCCCGTATATTTGAAAAATTCAGCCAGTCCGACGCCACGGATAATCGCAGCAAGGACGGCACAGGCCTTGGCCTTGCCATTACCAAAGCTCTTGTGGAAAAAATGGGTGGCTGCATTGATTTTGTGTCTGAGGAGGGCAGGGGAACCTTTTTTTATTTTGATCTGCCCCTTGCCCATGGCAAAAGTGCTCCCATGGATTGTGTGCTGGAAGCATTTCCTGATTCTTCGCCCTCTGAGGGTCTTCCTGCTGTTTCAGACGGGGGGGTGGGAGAGATCCGTTTTTCTTTTTCCCTGCCGATTCTTGTGGTGGAAGATGACCCGGATACGGCACTGATGCTGCAGGCCCTGTTGACCCACGGTGGCTATGGAGCCGATGTGGCTGAGAGTGTTGCCGAGGCTCTGGAAAGGATCCGCAGCAGAAAGTATGCGGCCATCTGTCTGGATCTCATGCTGCCCGATGGTAACGGGGTGGATCTTATCAAAAATATCCGTTCCCGTCCGGAGACAAAGGATTTGCCCATCATTGTGGTTTCCGCTTCTGTTGAGGAAGGACGCCTTGCGGTGAAGGGCGCTTTTAACGCCATTGACTGGCTGGAAAAACCCATAGAGCCCCGTCATCTGCTGGATACCGTCCGAAAAGTGGTCAAAAAATCAACCGGAGAAAAACCTTCCATACTTCATGTGGAGGACGATGAGGATCTTGGGAAGATTCTGGCTGCCATTGGTGAGGATGTGGCCCGTTTTGATCTGGCCCCGAACCTGAAGGATGCCTTTCATAAAATCAAAAACTTTTCCTATGATCTGATTATTCTGGATATTCAGCTTCCCGATGGTTCCGGATGGGAGCTTCTGCCTCTCATCCATGCTATGGAGCCGTCGCCGCCCGTTCTGGTACTTTCCTCATCAGAGCTGAGCCATGCGGATATGGGCAGGGTTCATGGTGCCCTGACCAAGGGAAAGGTTGCGAATGACCGTATTCTTGAAGCTCTCAAGTCTATTCTGGCTCCGGGGGAGGAGATCCATGAAAAGTAA
- a CDS encoding beta-ketoacyl synthase N-terminal-like domain-containing protein, with the protein MTSFMPIAIIAQSGTFPDSPDIATFGRHILKGHVAIRKIPEERWPDQARFLSESHLPDRTISTMAALAPLPETLSPFPESSMRKEWFTDPLPRLLVHNTAGLLHSCQARESLKKRTGLITGLLGLPTDSITRLARTSFKGKSYFTDNGTNPCFGVTGSPALITARALHLGGPVFTLDAACASSLVALRLACDILREKRADLMLAGGISRADISFLQIGFTQLKALSPSGYCRPFDERADGLVVGEGCGLFALKRLEDALRHQDPILGVIRGIGLSNDIGGNVLAPRSEGQIRAMAQALSMAGMTPQDLDAVECHGTGTPTGDPVEILSLKEIFGKSRKQGPVLASVKSMTGHLLTAAGAAGLSRMLICLEKGTLPITPSFDKAAHGSPLEKSSFCILNSAEPWEKKGVKPRAFGVNAFGFGGINAHMIVEEAPTAPEPGPFIPSSRRKSSLVIVGAARYDKKEAPIPPGLFSIPPKESEAMLADHRALLLCVRNALQNLDWDQSTRAATGLTALVDFDPAATDFSLRWAFPKDKQALALPPLDADHVTGSLTSMAASRVAKIFGLGGPCITLSGDGKATIEALHMAEQSLEQGKSKAFILAASDMRSHPLSYLCRGLEGMADEPFSGAICLILRKKEDAIQCGETILGEISPEKWEKEMEKASGKKPWESSGQGLLRIAEGNLPSRFPRQETKQASPNAPKSPAAAPSPPVQVYPLCADSKEELIRACRLLREEVKNLSLLPEASSLAACRSSEGEFRSALLACDVKRIGSWCAILEEAIAEGRTLLPAGREGAAFLAPSLQKGIRGEAAFVYPGSGNHFHGMGKSLEQFWPHILKADEESFSNKKAIPLLSPDHNDDPSPAIFAQVRYGRIMTRIAEEEGFAAQAVMGYSLGETAGFFATGLWENPEIMQQRLKDSDLFTKELSGPCRALRKQWGIGDKEPFCWAAALIPVEMETLDSQLPAYPRLRRLIVNTFKECVVGGEKKDIEKLAADLGLAPIFLEGVISVHCDALQPARNAYETLHTFPVHPQPYRYYSCASEKAFTPDTKSCCTAILDQNLRGFHFPSLVLKAWEDGVRIFVEMGPSDSCTRMIRRILGDRPHLAFSLSKKDEAEVISITRARAIWHVAEPWIKKGGMAENPLHKMAFSQFSSIQKETCRLHQIYLDGCAQRLRTLDTLLGNKESGTDWVAPPLPAPLPPLPTAPPPSPAAAPPPAFDHEACLEFAIGKAEKVLGKDFAAVDSYPVRVRLPAPPLLLVDRILSIDAVKGRTGPGTIVTEHEVKEDAWYLDGGRTPFSIAIESGQADLFLCAYMGIDLQVKGTRAYRLLDAVASFHRRLPRPGETVRYEIEIQRFVQQGETHIFFFRFTGFIGREKLITMEKGCAGFFTPEEIRDSGGVIPKERFPAIMKDRGIAPGAIPIHSFPASALSEEKMEALRKGDAEKAFGPLFKGKTMGEKIRLPGGMLALVHRMREMDPKGGHYGCGLAIGEADIHPDDWFLTCHFSDDPVMPGTLMYECCMQTLRVYVMATGWIPEDRTCSWEPLPGAESRLKCRGPVTPETSQVRYEIHIRQMDFAPQPFVLADALMYADGKCIVRFEGMSLMLEGTDREGLAAIWSETEEEKPLWDKKRLLAFCDGRAEEALGKTYAPFDQGRFLARLPRPPYLTVDAVSHAHLTPGHIAEKSQITAIWHPEAANPDFGHEKSHLPYALLLEAALQPCGLMAAWMGCSLKSERDLFFRNLGGDATILAPVFHGEEIETKATLTRYVKNGDLQILFFEIACFQGKKPVLQCTTHFGFFTKESLSDQKGMAAPLGLDLPENLKGMEVIHDFGINSPLPHPDNNPEQAFRMVHRILSFEEKGGAKGLGETLAVMDISDQDWYFHAHFKDDPVCPGSLGLQAVFTTLCWTASRILKRPMEDFLVTPQSHSWTYRGQIRPGSAAMHCVINVKEIFKDEREGLSCQAAVFCDGLCIYTAENFQVRRLALNDFSKTAVCDRKKKDMQASFSNSPTTERQQRTP; encoded by the coding sequence ATGACATCCTTTATGCCAATTGCCATCATCGCCCAGAGCGGTACCTTTCCCGACTCACCGGATATTGCCACCTTCGGCCGTCATATTCTTAAAGGTCATGTGGCCATCCGAAAAATCCCCGAAGAACGCTGGCCGGATCAGGCCCGCTTTCTTTCGGAAAGCCATCTTCCGGACAGGACCATCAGCACCATGGCGGCACTGGCTCCCCTTCCCGAAACCCTGTCTCCTTTTCCTGAAAGCAGCATGAGAAAGGAATGGTTCACAGATCCCCTCCCAAGACTTCTTGTCCACAATACAGCAGGCCTTCTCCATAGCTGCCAGGCAAGGGAAAGCCTTAAGAAACGAACGGGGCTGATTACGGGTCTTCTCGGGCTTCCCACGGACAGCATCACCCGGCTTGCCCGCACATCCTTTAAGGGAAAATCATACTTTACGGACAATGGCACAAACCCCTGCTTCGGAGTCACGGGCAGTCCTGCCCTGATTACGGCCCGGGCTTTGCATCTTGGCGGGCCTGTCTTTACTTTGGATGCGGCCTGCGCCTCCTCCCTTGTGGCCCTCCGTCTGGCCTGTGATATCTTACGGGAAAAACGCGCGGACCTCATGCTGGCCGGTGGCATTTCCAGAGCCGACATTTCCTTTCTTCAGATCGGCTTCACCCAGCTCAAAGCCCTTTCTCCTTCGGGATACTGCCGCCCCTTTGATGAAAGGGCCGATGGCCTTGTGGTGGGGGAAGGCTGCGGACTCTTTGCCTTAAAACGACTGGAAGATGCCCTCAGACATCAGGACCCCATCTTAGGCGTCATCCGGGGCATCGGCCTTTCCAACGACATCGGCGGCAATGTGCTGGCCCCCAGATCCGAAGGACAGATCCGGGCCATGGCACAGGCCCTGTCCATGGCGGGTATGACGCCTCAGGATCTGGATGCCGTGGAATGCCATGGTACGGGCACACCCACGGGAGATCCCGTGGAAATTCTCAGCCTTAAAGAAATTTTCGGCAAGAGCAGAAAACAGGGACCCGTCCTGGCCTCGGTTAAATCCATGACCGGGCATCTGCTGACGGCCGCCGGAGCCGCTGGTCTCAGCCGCATGTTGATCTGCCTTGAAAAAGGCACTCTTCCCATCACCCCATCATTTGATAAGGCAGCCCATGGAAGCCCCCTTGAAAAAAGCTCCTTTTGCATCCTCAACTCGGCTGAGCCATGGGAGAAAAAAGGCGTAAAGCCCAGAGCCTTCGGAGTCAATGCCTTTGGATTTGGCGGTATCAACGCCCATATGATAGTGGAAGAAGCACCCACAGCACCGGAACCCGGACCCTTTATCCCTTCCTCACGCAGGAAAAGCTCCCTTGTCATCGTGGGTGCGGCACGCTACGACAAAAAAGAAGCTCCCATTCCCCCCGGCCTTTTTTCCATCCCCCCGAAAGAAAGCGAAGCCATGCTGGCGGACCACAGGGCGCTGCTCCTCTGCGTGAGAAATGCCCTTCAAAATCTGGACTGGGACCAAAGCACACGGGCAGCCACGGGTCTTACAGCTCTGGTTGATTTTGATCCTGCGGCAACGGACTTCAGCCTGAGATGGGCCTTTCCCAAAGATAAACAAGCCCTTGCCCTTCCCCCTCTGGATGCGGACCACGTTACAGGCTCCCTCACCAGCATGGCGGCCAGCCGGGTGGCCAAGATTTTCGGGCTGGGCGGGCCATGCATCACCCTCTCCGGCGATGGAAAAGCCACCATCGAAGCCCTGCACATGGCGGAGCAAAGCCTTGAACAAGGGAAAAGCAAGGCCTTTATCCTTGCCGCCTCGGATATGCGCAGCCATCCCCTGTCTTACCTTTGCCGGGGCCTTGAAGGCATGGCAGACGAGCCATTCTCCGGTGCCATCTGCCTGATTCTCCGCAAAAAAGAAGATGCCATTCAATGTGGTGAAACCATCCTTGGAGAGATCTCTCCGGAAAAATGGGAAAAAGAGATGGAAAAGGCTTCGGGGAAAAAGCCTTGGGAAAGTTCCGGCCAAGGCCTGCTCCGCATAGCGGAAGGAAACCTTCCTTCCCGCTTCCCCCGGCAGGAAACAAAGCAGGCATCACCCAATGCTCCGAAAAGTCCAGCCGCAGCTCCATCCCCTCCCGTACAGGTTTATCCTTTATGCGCCGATTCAAAAGAAGAGCTGATCCGGGCCTGCCGCCTTCTCCGTGAAGAAGTGAAAAACCTTTCCCTTCTCCCCGAGGCTTCAAGCCTTGCAGCCTGCCGGTCATCGGAAGGAGAGTTCAGGTCGGCCCTTCTGGCCTGTGATGTAAAACGGATTGGCTCCTGGTGTGCCATCCTTGAAGAGGCCATCGCCGAAGGCCGGACCCTCCTGCCTGCTGGCCGGGAAGGAGCCGCCTTCCTTGCGCCCTCCCTGCAAAAAGGCATCCGGGGAGAAGCGGCCTTTGTCTATCCGGGCTCGGGTAATCATTTCCATGGCATGGGAAAAAGCCTTGAACAGTTCTGGCCCCACATCCTAAAGGCCGATGAAGAAAGCTTTTCCAATAAAAAAGCCATCCCTCTCCTCTCCCCGGACCATAATGATGACCCCAGCCCTGCCATTTTCGCCCAGGTACGCTATGGCCGCATCATGACCCGCATTGCCGAAGAAGAAGGCTTTGCGGCCCAGGCGGTGATGGGCTATTCCCTCGGAGAAACAGCCGGATTTTTTGCCACAGGCCTCTGGGAAAACCCGGAAATCATGCAGCAGCGCCTGAAAGACTCCGATCTTTTCACCAAAGAACTTTCCGGTCCCTGCAGGGCTTTACGGAAACAATGGGGCATCGGAGATAAAGAACCCTTTTGCTGGGCCGCCGCCCTCATTCCCGTGGAAATGGAGACACTGGACAGCCAGCTCCCCGCCTATCCCAGACTGCGCCGCCTCATTGTGAACACCTTCAAAGAATGTGTGGTGGGAGGAGAAAAAAAGGACATTGAAAAACTGGCAGCGGATCTGGGCCTTGCTCCCATCTTCCTTGAAGGGGTCATTTCCGTACACTGCGATGCTTTACAACCCGCACGCAATGCCTATGAAACCCTGCACACCTTCCCCGTTCATCCACAACCCTACCGCTATTATTCCTGTGCCAGCGAAAAAGCCTTTACTCCGGATACAAAGAGCTGCTGTACGGCCATTTTAGACCAAAACCTCCGGGGCTTTCATTTTCCATCACTGGTTCTCAAAGCATGGGAGGACGGTGTGCGGATATTTGTGGAGATGGGACCATCGGACTCCTGCACCCGCATGATCCGCCGTATCTTAGGAGACCGTCCCCATCTGGCCTTCAGCCTTTCCAAAAAAGACGAGGCGGAAGTCATCAGCATTACCAGAGCCAGAGCCATCTGGCATGTGGCAGAGCCTTGGATCAAAAAAGGTGGCATGGCAGAAAACCCTTTGCATAAAATGGCCTTCAGCCAGTTTTCCTCCATACAGAAGGAGACCTGCCGCCTGCATCAAATCTACCTTGATGGCTGTGCCCAGCGCCTCCGTACTCTGGATACCCTGCTGGGAAACAAGGAAAGCGGCACGGACTGGGTTGCCCCCCCTTTACCTGCACCTCTGCCCCCTTTACCTACGGCTCCACCCCCTTCCCCTGCGGCTGCACCGCCCCCTGCCTTTGACCATGAAGCCTGCCTTGAATTTGCCATCGGCAAGGCAGAAAAGGTTCTGGGCAAAGACTTTGCTGCGGTGGACAGCTATCCTGTGCGGGTACGGCTTCCGGCCCCACCCCTGCTGCTGGTGGACCGAATCCTCTCCATTGATGCCGTAAAGGGCCGCACCGGACCCGGAACCATCGTCACGGAGCATGAAGTAAAAGAAGACGCCTGGTATCTGGACGGAGGCCGCACCCCCTTTTCCATTGCCATTGAATCCGGTCAGGCCGATCTCTTCCTCTGCGCCTACATGGGCATAGATCTTCAGGTAAAGGGCACAAGGGCCTACCGTCTTCTGGATGCGGTGGCATCCTTCCACAGAAGACTGCCAAGGCCCGGTGAAACGGTGCGCTATGAAATCGAAATCCAGCGTTTTGTGCAGCAGGGAGAAACCCACATCTTTTTCTTCCGCTTTACGGGATTCATCGGCAGGGAAAAACTCATCACCATGGAAAAGGGCTGTGCCGGATTCTTCACACCCGAAGAAATCCGTGATTCCGGAGGCGTAATCCCAAAGGAGAGATTCCCGGCCATCATGAAGGACAGGGGCATCGCCCCCGGTGCCATCCCCATCCACAGCTTTCCTGCCTCGGCCCTTTCCGAAGAAAAAATGGAAGCCCTGCGAAAAGGAGATGCTGAAAAGGCCTTTGGTCCCCTTTTCAAAGGAAAAACCATGGGAGAAAAGATCCGTCTGCCCGGCGGCATGCTGGCGCTGGTTCACCGCATGAGGGAAATGGACCCCAAGGGCGGTCATTATGGCTGCGGCCTTGCCATCGGCGAGGCGGATATCCACCCGGACGACTGGTTTCTCACCTGCCACTTTTCCGATGATCCTGTCATGCCCGGCACCCTGATGTATGAATGCTGCATGCAGACCTTACGGGTGTACGTCATGGCCACAGGATGGATACCTGAAGACAGAACCTGCTCCTGGGAGCCCCTGCCCGGTGCCGAAAGCCGCCTCAAATGCCGGGGGCCGGTAACGCCGGAAACATCGCAGGTACGCTATGAAATCCATATCCGCCAAATGGATTTTGCTCCCCAGCCCTTTGTGCTGGCCGATGCCCTCATGTACGCCGATGGCAAATGCATTGTCCGCTTTGAGGGCATGAGCCTCATGCTGGAGGGAACGGACAGGGAAGGTCTTGCCGCCATCTGGTCAGAAACAGAAGAAGAAAAACCCCTGTGGGACAAAAAAAGACTCCTTGCCTTCTGCGATGGCCGTGCGGAAGAAGCCCTAGGAAAAACCTACGCCCCCTTTGATCAGGGACGTTTTCTCGCCCGACTTCCACGGCCTCCCTATCTCACGGTGGACGCCGTAAGCCATGCCCATCTCACGCCGGGCCACATTGCGGAAAAAAGCCAGATCACCGCCATCTGGCATCCGGAAGCTGCAAACCCGGACTTCGGGCATGAAAAAAGCCATCTCCCCTATGCCCTGCTTCTGGAGGCCGCCCTGCAGCCCTGCGGTCTCATGGCAGCCTGGATGGGATGTTCCCTGAAAAGCGAAAGGGATCTTTTCTTCAGAAACCTCGGAGGAGATGCAACCATCCTTGCCCCTGTTTTCCATGGAGAAGAAATTGAAACCAAAGCCACCCTGACCCGCTACGTGAAAAACGGCGATCTGCAGATTCTCTTTTTCGAGATTGCATGCTTTCAGGGGAAAAAGCCCGTTTTACAATGCACAACCCACTTTGGTTTTTTCACCAAAGAATCCCTGTCAGATCAAAAGGGAATGGCCGCACCTCTGGGCCTTGATCTTCCGGAAAATCTGAAAGGGATGGAAGTCATCCACGATTTTGGGATAAACAGCCCCCTGCCCCATCCGGACAACAATCCGGAACAGGCCTTCCGCATGGTCCACCGCATCCTTTCCTTTGAAGAAAAGGGCGGAGCCAAAGGCCTTGGTGAAACCCTTGCTGTCATGGATATTTCCGATCAGGACTGGTATTTCCACGCCCATTTCAAGGACGACCCCGTATGCCCCGGCTCCCTCGGGCTTCAGGCGGTCTTCACCACCCTTTGCTGGACAGCCTCCCGGATACTGAAAAGGCCCATGGAGGATTTTCTTGTCACCCCCCAGAGCCACAGCTGGACCTACAGAGGCCAGATCCGGCCCGGCAGTGCGGCCATGCACTGTGTTATCAATGTGAAGGAAATTTTTAAGGATGAAAGGGAAGGGCTGAGCTGTCAGGCGGCCGTATTCTGCGACGGTCTCTGCATCTATACGGCAGAAAACTTTCAGGTACGCAGACTGGCCTTGAATGATTTTTCAAAAACTGCTGTCTGTGATAGAAAAAAGAAAGACATGCAGGCGTCTTTCAGCAACTCCCCTACCACAGAACGACAGCAGAGGACCCCATGA